In Cryptomeria japonica chromosome 10, Sugi_1.0, whole genome shotgun sequence, a genomic segment contains:
- the LOC131859292 gene encoding MLO-like protein 2 encodes MCFYMIRVTVQILCSYVTLPLYALVTQMGTDMKTTIFGERIATSLKKWHQRATRNLRERQENVSSGPTNSPEGSSPVHLFHNYKSVRDPESLEQMEQFEHKLRPSSSYDLRLNANNDSKEEIQGDTQDVETDASDFSFHLSK; translated from the exons atgtGTTTTTATATGATTAGGGTTACAGTTCAAATACTGTGCAGCTATGTAACTCTCCCTCTCTACGCTCTTGTTACACAG ATGGGTACAGACATGAAAACAACCATATTTGGTGAAAGAATAGCCACGTCCTTGAAGAAGTGGCACCAGAGAGCTACGAGGAACCTTAGGGAAAGGCAAGAAAATGTATCAAGTGGACCAACAAATTCACCTGAAGGATCTTCTCCAGTTCATCTTTTCCACAATTACAAAAGTGTAAGAGACCCAGAAAGCTTAGAGCAAATGGAACAATTTGAACATAAGCTTAGACCTTCATCTTCTTACGATCTTCGCCTGAATGCCAATAATGattccaaggaagaaatacagggagaCACACAAGACGTTGAGACAGATGCTTCTGATTTCAGCTTTCACTTATCCAAGTAA